In Balneolales bacterium ANBcel1, one genomic interval encodes:
- a CDS encoding glycoside hydrolase family 9 protein, translating to MRLLFQIASMLLAAILLSAAWTSAEAYRPFKVNQAGYHPDADKLAVVPVNGSVLTTSQYQIVDVESGDTVFTGALLGGDGLYWEHSDETVLHALFTDLSTPGTYRIEHPDLGESHPFEISEEVLTEVSRSALKAYYFNRASTEITEPYAGPWARPMGHPDDNAMIHSSAATEHRPVGYTFSSSKGWYDAGDFNKYIVNSGITTYTMLAAYEHFPNYFEELTVNIPESGSGVPDILDELRWNLDWMITMQDPHDGGVYHKLTSPQFSGIIMPHQDNSARYAVQKSTAATLNFAGVMAVASRVYRPYDRGFSERALAAAEFAWQWALEHPNLYYRQDAMNQEHSPDIVTGEYGDSNVSDEFDWAAAELYITTGDDSYWHARNLGNVHGITIPAWPQVRPLAWVSLAHHRDRLTPAANVGHITGRIEQMANELLNAHSNSAYLMSMGYRGGGDFVWGSNSVALNHSLMLLQGYRLTGNGSMLDAAQANLDYVLGRNPTGYSFVTGIGSRTPMDPHHRPSAAHSHDAPVPGLVVGGPHSGQQDGCNYPSDLPALSYVDDWCSYATNEVAINWNAPLVYVAGAIDAIRQETEQRTRARLSAHPLLIIENDSAELIWSATGAQAVTLNGEQVPQSGSRMVQPADTTEYVLIATGEGGEADTARVTINVVPPEKFNRASAGTAQASSSRTGNGPENVIDGIADTYWIADSAGDAWIEVDLLKAFDIRRVVLGWADSGYASRYDVLVSFDGVRWTPLHEVQDGGGGTDEHIGETPVSGRFVRVSAPQSVDGEPLRLSELEVYGLESERQPPAVTLLAPADGQEAETGTVVRFVADITPGNSGQPEAWFLINGEPVADVTSEPFEYEWTAGEPGSYTISVRVTDDHFEIQSRAPELTVVEVPDTRWYEVASASLSGGAELLPDDTARDGVFVRTGDNGSLLWDRILAGERRAYDIRIGYRLPGNTAATLRVRYPPRLELRERLSGTQGEWHYRDFSGVMLNRGENSILLQAQDGSIDIAYLAVRGEGQEVTSTGDEAGVPEVYSLEQNYPNPFNPVTVIGFDLPVQEHVQLVVYDMLGRRVAVLMDGVMPAGSHKILFDASRLASGVYLYRITSGSFVQSRQMMLVK from the coding sequence ATGCGCCTGCTATTTCAAATTGCTTCCATGTTGCTGGCCGCAATTCTTTTATCCGCAGCCTGGACATCCGCCGAGGCCTACCGCCCCTTCAAGGTGAATCAGGCGGGGTATCACCCTGATGCAGATAAACTGGCTGTTGTGCCGGTCAACGGTTCGGTTCTGACGACATCGCAATACCAAATTGTTGATGTAGAGAGCGGTGACACGGTATTTACGGGAGCATTACTTGGCGGGGACGGGCTTTACTGGGAGCACTCCGACGAAACAGTACTCCATGCGCTTTTTACCGACTTGAGTACCCCCGGAACCTATCGGATTGAGCACCCTGATCTGGGTGAATCCCATCCGTTTGAGATCAGTGAAGAGGTCTTGACGGAGGTTTCCAGGTCCGCACTCAAGGCCTACTATTTCAACCGGGCATCCACGGAGATTACCGAGCCGTACGCCGGACCCTGGGCTCGCCCCATGGGGCATCCCGACGACAATGCGATGATCCACTCCTCGGCGGCAACCGAACATCGCCCGGTGGGCTATACCTTTTCCTCCTCCAAAGGATGGTACGACGCCGGCGATTTTAACAAATATATCGTCAATTCGGGAATCACCACCTACACAATGCTGGCGGCCTATGAGCATTTCCCGAACTATTTTGAGGAGCTGACGGTAAATATTCCGGAAAGCGGGTCGGGAGTTCCGGATATCCTGGATGAGCTCCGGTGGAACCTGGATTGGATGATCACCATGCAAGACCCGCACGACGGCGGGGTGTACCACAAATTGACCTCGCCGCAGTTCTCGGGAATCATCATGCCGCATCAGGATAATAGCGCCCGGTACGCGGTTCAGAAATCAACGGCCGCCACACTCAATTTTGCCGGGGTGATGGCGGTGGCTTCCCGGGTTTATCGTCCGTATGACAGGGGTTTTTCCGAACGAGCGCTGGCTGCCGCCGAATTTGCCTGGCAATGGGCTCTGGAACATCCGAATCTCTACTATCGTCAGGATGCCATGAACCAGGAGCACTCTCCCGATATTGTGACCGGCGAATACGGTGATTCGAACGTTAGCGATGAATTCGACTGGGCCGCCGCCGAACTCTACATCACCACCGGCGACGACAGTTACTGGCATGCCCGCAACCTGGGCAATGTTCACGGTATTACTATCCCCGCCTGGCCGCAGGTAAGGCCGCTGGCCTGGGTATCGCTGGCCCATCACCGCGACAGACTCACACCGGCCGCGAATGTGGGCCATATTACCGGCCGAATCGAACAGATGGCCAATGAACTGCTCAATGCGCACAGCAACTCTGCCTACTTGATGAGTATGGGGTATCGGGGCGGCGGTGATTTTGTATGGGGCAGCAACAGTGTCGCCCTTAATCACTCGCTGATGCTCTTGCAGGGATACCGGCTCACCGGCAACGGGTCCATGCTCGATGCCGCACAGGCCAATCTGGACTATGTGTTGGGACGAAATCCTACCGGATACTCTTTTGTAACGGGTATCGGCAGCCGCACGCCTATGGACCCGCATCACCGGCCATCCGCCGCTCACAGCCATGATGCCCCCGTACCCGGATTGGTGGTCGGCGGTCCGCATTCGGGCCAGCAGGACGGCTGCAACTACCCCTCGGATCTGCCCGCACTTTCGTACGTCGATGACTGGTGCAGCTATGCCACCAACGAGGTAGCCATCAACTGGAATGCCCCGCTGGTCTATGTCGCCGGGGCCATTGACGCGATCAGGCAGGAGACGGAACAACGCACGCGTGCGCGGTTGTCGGCACATCCTCTGTTGATCATTGAGAATGATTCAGCGGAGCTGATTTGGTCGGCGACAGGTGCCCAAGCCGTTACCCTGAATGGTGAACAGGTACCGCAGTCAGGGTCACGGATGGTCCAGCCAGCCGATACCACCGAATATGTGTTAATTGCTACTGGTGAGGGAGGCGAAGCCGATACAGCCAGGGTAACGATCAATGTGGTCCCTCCGGAGAAATTCAACCGGGCCTCGGCAGGCACTGCCCAGGCTTCATCCTCCCGGACGGGCAATGGTCCGGAAAATGTAATTGACGGGATAGCGGACACCTATTGGATTGCCGATTCCGCCGGTGATGCCTGGATCGAAGTTGATCTACTGAAAGCGTTCGACATCCGGCGGGTGGTTTTGGGCTGGGCCGACAGTGGTTACGCTTCTCGCTATGATGTTCTGGTCTCTTTCGACGGCGTCCGGTGGACACCTCTCCATGAGGTTCAGGATGGTGGCGGTGGAACGGATGAGCATATCGGCGAAACACCCGTATCCGGCCGGTTTGTCCGTGTTTCCGCTCCACAAAGTGTTGATGGTGAGCCGTTACGGCTCAGTGAGCTGGAGGTTTACGGCCTGGAGTCGGAGAGGCAGCCGCCCGCGGTAACGCTGTTGGCTCCCGCAGACGGTCAGGAGGCGGAAACCGGCACGGTGGTCAGGTTTGTCGCAGACATCACACCGGGAAACTCCGGACAGCCTGAAGCCTGGTTCCTCATCAACGGGGAGCCGGTAGCTGATGTGACATCAGAACCATTTGAATACGAGTGGACTGCCGGTGAACCGGGATCCTACACCATATCGGTTCGGGTAACGGACGATCATTTTGAAATACAATCCCGTGCACCCGAATTAACGGTTGTGGAGGTTCCGGATACACGCTGGTATGAGGTGGCTTCGGCGAGCCTGTCCGGTGGGGCCGAACTGCTGCCCGATGATACGGCTCGCGACGGGGTTTTTGTTCGAACCGGAGACAACGGGTCACTTCTCTGGGATCGGATTCTGGCGGGTGAGCGCAGAGCTTATGATATCCGGATTGGGTACCGGCTGCCGGGTAACACGGCGGCAACATTGAGAGTGAGGTATCCACCCAGGTTGGAACTCAGGGAGCGGCTGAGCGGTACTCAGGGGGAGTGGCACTACCGGGACTTTTCGGGGGTCATGTTGAACCGCGGCGAGAACAGCATACTTCTGCAAGCGCAGGATGGAAGTATCGATATTGCCTATCTGGCGGTAAGAGGTGAGGGGCAGGAAGTGACCTCAACCGGAGACGAAGCCGGGGTGCCGGAAGTTTACTCCCTGGAGCAGAACTATCCCAATCCGTTTAACCCGGTTACGGTGATCGGTTTCGACCTGCCTGTACAGGAACACGTGCAGTTGGTCGTTTATGATATGCTTGGCCGTAGAGTTGCCGTTCTGATGGACGGCGTTATGCCCGCCGGCAGCCACAAAATACTCTTTGATGCATCCCGATTGGCATCGGGCGTTTATCTCTACCGGATTACATCCGGCAGCTTCGTTCAATCCCGGCAGATGATGCTGGTTAAATAG
- a CDS encoding glycosyl hydrolase, translated as MRIIEPLFITLIVMLLASCSERVGTGTYTLVDPNANEQTRNLYANLMEMRHDHLLFGHQATLAYGYHWHHSELDSGEERSDVKSVTGSFPAIYGWDIADFYRSHFTEEDIAEHTRQSIAWVRSGFERGGVITYAWHKSNPVTGGSFYDTTRAVSEIIPGGDRHDQYRADLDYIAAFFRELAPIPIIFRPYHEHNGDWFWWGKGLCTEEEFIALWRFTVEYLRDEHQVDNLLYAFSPDRSRMDIDRFHEDYMYGYPGDAYVDIIGIDNYWDYGHPANDTPEERQREHRIRTLRYTVEIANERNKLPALTETGKEAIPDPYWWTRELLEPILTDDLTRQIAYVQVWRNANFERENRDHYYAPFPGQISAENFVEFHRHPVVLFENDLPDMYD; from the coding sequence ATGCGAATCATAGAACCACTGTTTATCACCTTAATTGTGATGCTTTTGGCATCATGCTCTGAACGTGTCGGCACCGGGACCTATACCCTGGTTGACCCGAATGCCAATGAGCAGACTCGCAACCTGTACGCCAACCTTATGGAGATGCGTCATGATCACCTCCTGTTCGGTCATCAGGCTACCCTGGCCTACGGCTATCACTGGCACCACAGTGAGCTTGACTCCGGCGAGGAGCGCTCCGATGTGAAATCGGTGACCGGCTCGTTTCCGGCTATCTACGGATGGGATATCGCCGATTTTTACCGGAGTCATTTCACGGAAGAGGATATTGCAGAACACACGCGGCAATCAATTGCCTGGGTACGCTCCGGCTTTGAACGTGGCGGGGTTATTACCTATGCGTGGCACAAATCCAATCCCGTAACCGGGGGTTCATTTTACGATACCACCCGCGCGGTGTCGGAGATCATCCCTGGTGGTGACCGGCACGATCAGTACCGGGCCGACCTGGACTATATCGCCGCCTTTTTCCGGGAACTGGCTCCCATTCCGATTATTTTTCGGCCGTATCACGAGCATAACGGTGACTGGTTCTGGTGGGGGAAGGGACTTTGTACCGAAGAGGAATTCATCGCCTTGTGGCGGTTCACGGTGGAATATCTCCGGGATGAGCACCAGGTCGACAACCTGCTCTATGCCTTTTCGCCGGACCGCAGCCGGATGGATATCGACCGGTTTCATGAAGACTACATGTACGGATATCCCGGTGACGCGTATGTGGACATCATAGGCATCGACAACTACTGGGATTACGGTCACCCTGCCAACGATACCCCGGAAGAACGGCAGCGCGAGCACCGTATCCGCACCCTCCGGTATACCGTAGAAATCGCCAATGAACGCAACAAGCTGCCCGCGCTTACCGAAACAGGGAAGGAGGCCATCCCGGATCCTTATTGGTGGACCCGCGAGCTGCTCGAGCCGATCCTGACCGACGATCTCACCCGGCAAATCGCCTATGTCCAGGTCTGGAGAAACGCCAACTTCGAGCGGGAAAACCGCGACCACTACTACGCGCCGTTTCCCGGGCAAATCAGCGCCGAGAATTTTGTGGAGTTTCACAGGCACCCGGTTGTACTGTTTGAAAACGATCTCCCGGATATGTATGATTAG